Genomic segment of Molothrus aeneus isolate 106 chromosome 3, BPBGC_Maene_1.0, whole genome shotgun sequence:
aaaccTCTGGTGGGGGAGGCTGGGGGAGTTTTCTGCAGTCTGAGCTGGGAAAGTATTTCCAGGGCTTGAAAAACAACTCAAACTAATTACAGACAAAATGCTGTCCAAAGGCTTTTCTCACAactttgggtttctttttcccaGAGTTTATTGAAAGACAAACTTGCTCATGCACAGTATGGATTGACACAGGCCCTATATGTAAACTAAAGCCCAAACTTTGGACCAAAGCCTTTCAAAGTAAACATCTGGCTTTGACAAAAAGCCCTTCCCAAGGGCggtgcagcccctctgcccccacagACAAACTCATCCCCCAGCATGACACTATTTCCACTGCCTCACCCTCCCTCCTGtttattccctttttaaaaGTAAACCTAAATACTGtgcttttttaccttttttccacTCTTCCCAGCACTCAACACTTACATCCCCCACATGCCTCAGCTCCTACATCTGGCAAAGACCAAGGGAGGCAGGAatgcattttgttttccctcattAACAATGGGAAGGCCTTAATTTTTAGAGTACTACAGAGGGGACTGGGAAGGGGAAAGTATATTTAGCAGGAAGCCTGGAAATAGCAGCTCATTCGTCAGCTGCCTTCTCCTGAGTGTCACAACTCTGAGCCTGGGAGCCCGTGACTCACATCCCACGATCTGCACAGAGGGAAAGCCCAGCAAGGGCATGGAACCGCTGCTAAAACAATGGTTTATAGCTTTATTTCATCACCCCAGGCATAAGACTgagcctcagtttccccacatTAGAGATTACAACAGCAGCCCTCATCTAATATAGAAACTTCTCCAAAATCAGCAAAGTTTTCCCCAAACCTGACCAGGCACCACCCCTGGTGGGACACAGGTTAAACCCAGACTGGcctttgcttcatttttctgcAAAGCAGGGTGGAAAAAGATATGCAAAGTAATTTCTGCATGAGGATGGGAAGCACCTGTTTCGCGTTTCTATACAGACTcactaaaaatagttttacacaaaaaaataaaaaaaaaaaaaagaggtttttcttTCTGGGCTCCAAAGCCACAAACATGCGGCAAAATCCCTCTCTGGCATCAGGAAGCTGCACAACCAAGTGTGTTTTCACACCCTGAAGGCTTAGGGCTGGCTGGGAAATAAAAACCCTTTGTAGTGCCCAGCTCAGGACAGCTCTCTTTGGGGAAACTCCCTCCAAGCCTGGGGCTTCCCTCCCTGAGCAATGCAATGAtccccaaaaacacacacaacacTGAAATAATCAAATTATCTGGAACAGCAATGAGCAGCCTCATGTCACCAAATCCCATCATGACTGGCACCTGCTCCCTGCCACAGAGGAATTACCAGCTTGGAGAATCCATGTGGATGGGGAAAGGTTGTGCATCCAAAAAGATGCTCAAGGTGCAGCTTATGCTGTGCTTGAGCAGTGGGAGACCCGTGGCAGCCCCACAGCATCACCCCAAGCAGGGTGCTGGAGCAAGGAAGCAGTCAGCTCCTGAGGGATGCCTGGGAAAAGGTTAAAAACCTTATTTGTGTcttcccaaaaaaacctcccctGCAGGAAACGGCCTATTGTGAGCAGGATTCGGTCTCTTCCGCTGGGCCTGAGCTTGGCTGTGGCCACTGGCATTGGGGAAGGTGCAAGCCTGGCTGCAGGGTGGGAAGCAGGGATGAcaggagaaggaggggaagCAACAGTGACAGGTCCTCCTCAGCATGGCAAGGGATCAGAGCTGCCACCAAAACTCACCAGAGGTGGCACAAACAGGCACGGATGGTTTGCAAGGATGGGCAAGAGCAGAGGCTGATCTCCCCTCCaggggaaaacaaagcagaaggaataaatgtgataataaaataaaagtaaactGAAATACCCACAAGGACCAAGAGCTGTCCCAAACCCCATGCCAAGGGACGATGCTGCCAGCCACAGGGAGCACTGGAAGCCACCCTGGCatggcaagctctgtctccctAGGTCTGCTGGAGAGTAGCAAACTGCTGCCTTCAGCATCCGAGGgagatttaattaaaatacattaaaaaaccaCAGATACACCACAAATCCCTCCCTGCTGTCACCTCCACGGGGGGAGGTTCATAATTTTTTAGAACTGCCCTCACAGCACCATATCAACCAAAAGCACCACAGCAGCAAGCCCAGGTACCACTTCACCAGGACAGGGCTCCCAATATGCAACAAACCCATCTGCAGGGAGAAACCCAGAGACAGAGATGCAActtcagcagcattttctttttaaagtacGAGTACGAAACTTGCAGCCCAACTTTGCAGCATTTGCATGTGGCTTTGGAATACAGTTGGCCCTCCTGGGTCGATTTTGAAACCcttaaataaatatacatacatGCACAAGGACGTCGAGAAGGGTTCGAGTGCTGTAAGAGACTCGTTCATTCAATGAgtttgcagtaaaaaaaaaaaaaaaaagagggggataGAAAAGCAAGGGGGTGCCAGCGGGGAGGAATTAAGGAAATGGATTTCCTCCTCCTGCGATTTGCTACAGAAGGAGCCTTTCCTCCCTCGCCAGGCCCCCCGGCCACCCCTTTCCCATCCGGATTTGCTTTGAAACGTGGCAGTGCCGAAGGGGAGGGTTCAGCGGGGGAGGCGGGGGGGTCCCGGCCGGCGGTGCCGCTGACCAGGGCCCGCTGCTCGGTGCGGGATGCCCGGAGCCAGGCACGGGGAAAGCGGGCGGACAGGGAAGGAGCCGGATCAGCGGGAGGGACGGAGCGGCATTCCCGGCATGGCCGTGGTGGGACAGCGGCCTTGCGGGGGTCTGCGGCCACCCCGGCAGGGGGAGGAATGCCGGGGATGCCTTCCCGTGGCTCAGCGGGATGGGAAAGGCCGGGGAGCCGCTGCCCCAGGCCCGGGAGCCCCCGGCGCTCGTCCCACGGAGCGGGGATCAGCGGGCTGCGGAGAAAACACCTGGAAAAGGGCTactgttaaagaaaaaagggggaaaaaaaggaaaaaaatatttcttccatttccaAGAGCTGGGAATATCAGACAAGGCTTGGCTTCTCGCTTGATGCGCCCCTCAGCGCTCGGGACATCCCGGCAGCTGCGGTGGGTTCGGGGCAGGGGTTTTGACACCCCCTgtgctccccctccccaggcagggacccCCGGCAGAGCTGGAGCGGGGGCAGAAGGATGTGAAGGATGTGCCACCCCTAaagccagcagcaggctgggtgcCCGCGGCAATGTGGGGAACCGCTCCGGTGCCGGGTGAGCGATGGGGAATGAATGGGGCGGCACTCTGAGCCCAGACCGAGGGGTCCCgcaccccacagccccctccccgGACGGGATGAGGGCACCTGGGCCGGGTGGGGACCCTCCcgagctgggacagccccaggaggggaCACCCCATGCAGACCAAGGAGGGGGTCACCTCGTCCACGGGGTAGGGACACTCGGACAGCCGGTCCCGGCGGGGGGCGATGGCGGGGGCGTCTCACCTCGAACATGAGGGCGATGAGGACGCTGAGCACCAGGCAGAAGCCGATGTCGGCGTGGTTGTGGATGAGGAACTCCTGGCTGAAGAGCGGGTGGCTCTTGGCCCGCCGGCGGAAGGCCATGGCCGGGGCCGAGCCGAGCCCAAACTTCCCCGGGCCCCGCGGAACTTCGCGGAGCGCCGCGATGGCCCCGCGCAGGCGCCGCCGCCTGAGCCCtccccgcgcccgcccggctCCGCTCGGCCCCGGCGGCgaccccgccccggcccgcacCGGGACCGGACCCGGCACCGCCCCAGCCCGCACCGGGAACGGCACTGAGACCGCCCCGGCCCGCACCGGGACCGGACCCGGCACCGCCCCGATCCACACCGGGAACGGCACTGAGACCGCCCCGGCCCGCACCGGGACCGGACCCGGCACCGCCCCGGGACCGGACCCGGCACCGCCCCGATCCACACCGGGACCGGACCCGGCACCGCCCCGACCCACACCGGAAGAGCACTAGCACCGGCGCCGCTCCGACCCACACCAGGACCGGGCCGGCATCGGCACCGACCAGCATCGGGGCCAGCACCGGGAACCGGCACCGCCCCGACCCGCATCGGGACCGGCACCGGTGCCGCCCTCACCAGGACCTGGCCACGGAGCCGGATCTGCACCCAGCCACGGACCCGCACCCAAACCGAGACCCAGCACCCGAGCAGGACCAGACCTGGGCACAGACACGGACCTGGACCCAGCCCCAGTACCGGCACCAgacctcagcccagccctggacaCGGACCCGGCACCGGCCCTGCCCCGGGACTTGGACCCAGCACACGATGGAAAGCTCGGATGTGGACCCAAACCGAGAGCTGAGACCTGGCACTTGGTGTGGACACAGACATGGACCTGGACCAAGCCCCAGACCtggatccagccctgctccagctcagcacagccctggaccTGGCACTGAACTGGGacccagcacccagcccagtgccagaCAGAGAACCCAGCTCTggtcccagctcctgcttgcCCCACACACACCCCAGCACTCCACAGCGGGTGGAGGCACACACTGGTTTTGGCACCCAGCTCACATCTGTGCCCTGGTGCTGTGCACATCTGGACAGCCACCAACGCTTGAACCCACGTGTTGTCAATGTGGGGATGCACACCTGCATCTGCACCCACCGACTGTTTGTGTGCAGACAACCTCCCACCTCTGCACCCACCTCTGCACCCACCTACCATGCACATCTGGGCTCCCATGCACCCAGCACCCACCTGTGTCCCAGCACCCACCCCCCTGTGCACACCCTGCAACCCCCTGACACCTTGCTCTGCATCCCACAGTCCCCGTGCTGAACCCCAAATCTCCCTCATTAACCAGGGAAAGGCCGGAGGTGCCTTCTCTATCCCACCCCCTTCCCAAAACCACACCCCAGCTCGATCTGGGGGTGTAGCAGTGGGGACAGAGACCATCTGAGAGGTCTCCATGGCAAAACAGTGGAACATTTGGTGTTATTTATTGAAGTCaatccctaaaatccccccaaagCTCTTCAGGGAGCTCCAAGGACATGAGAGGAGCAGACAGGGCCCTTTGGTGGCTTTGCTTAGGAAAATCAAGGTATAAACAGTGTTTTGATTTGAAAGATCTCCCTGCAAGCAAAATATGGATCATTTTGCTTCCAGAATCTTgttcagctcctccagcatCCCTGGATCCCCACAGATCCCTCACAGATCTGTCCTGTGTCCAGTAAGGATGGATTCACAGGAGGGAGAAAACACTGTTCCAGCACATCTGAGAGAGCTGAGCCATCTCAAACCTGGTGTTGAGAGCACAAAGCATTTTCCTCCAGCCAAATCCAGctggggaagcagagtccctgGGTTCTCATTAAGCACTCAGTCCTATTAGGCAAGTCCTGATTAGCTGGGCTCACCCTCTGCTTCCCCCCTCCGTGGTATTGTTTAGCCTTGGAGCCatgggcacagagctgcagcctgggcccTGCCTTTTACAGGAACACTGAAGGCACCAGAAAGGGATTTGCAGCAAACCAAATTTaattaaagggggaaaaaataaccaaagtttcagcttgggaaaaaaaaaaaaaacagacaaataacaacagccccagggcaaataattctattttctttaaGGTCCAAGTATTGTGGCTCAATGTTGTTGGAAGTGAAAAGATGGTTTTTCTGGGGAAATCTTTTTTGATGAGGGGGGTGGGGAATGGGGTGGTGTTACATCATTTTGGAGATGGAGGGAATGTTTTTCTCAAAACCAGGCACCCATGGACAATGCTCAGAAATTGGGCTGCTGGAAGGTgagatcccagcagggctggctgggccAAGGCTGCTGCTCCACACTGTTGGTACAACTCCatcctgctttattttatttcacctTGAAAGAAGGACAAGAGTGACAAGCcaaggggacagtgccagcagTCAGGACAGCCACGTTCCCAAGCCCAGGCACTCGCCTGGGTATTGTTTAATTTCTTAGGGACGTAGACTCTGTTCCTGCCTGATTGCTCCTTTCTCCAGATCACCAGAGTGGCACAGCCAGTTCTCCTGGGGAGCCCTTGGGTCACTCCCTGCATTGTCAAAATTCATGCTTGGTTCCTGCTCCCATGTTGCCCTTGAGAGCTCCTCTCACCTGTGGCATTGagctctcctgggctggggcatGACCCTCCACCTCTCTAAAGTGATGGAGAGGgtttccttaagaaacaaaatggaaaacaaaaggtTCACAGGAGGCAAATGAACAGAAATTTTCTATTCCAGAGCAGGCAAAAGCACTGGACAATCTGTCCAAGTGGGATGGATATATCCCCTTGCTCAAGCTCTTCTGGAGGGTGGTTGAAGCCCAGACATTGGTGATGAGACCCCCAAAAGCTGGGCAGATCCTGGTCTAGCTCAGGATCATTCCTCATCCGAAAACAGTTTCATGGCAGAtgctgcagaaggagcagaggaTCTGCCCAGGTCTCCTCAAGCATTTGGGACATTTGAAGATAACATCAGCAGgtagcctggagcagctggtccattgcccctctgccagctgcagtttTCCAGGGTTTGAACTGGCCCAGGCATCCGTGTTGCTCCACAGAGAGCAGTGAcctgggatttgtgggatttgtGCACCCCAAGGCTTGATCTGAGGACAAACCAGAGTGTGGAGTAACCAGGTCACCCCCCTGAGCACAGCTCCAAGGATACAGCACCAAAATCAGGACCCAGCACCATGGTGGTGACAGCTGGAGCCACTTCTACCAAAGCCCCAGGGTCCCCTTGTGCATCCAGCGTGATCTGGGGCATCTCCCCTCACACACACCTTTGGACATGAAGGCACCATGGGATATTTACAGGTCAATGACTCTTCTCCTGAAGAGGGCACGACCCTGACAGTGATTTTCAAACATTCCCCGTGGCCCAGTGATGCCTGGGAAGTAAAAGGAGATGCCCACAGCCATGGTCTCATTCCTCCAGGAACTCACTGTGCACTCCACCTCCAGTGTCCCAGAGCTCCCCATTTCATTCCCACTGGCTCCCAGTGCAATGCCACAGCAGCATCAGTCCTgcacctccctctcctctccactcatcatccctggagggaCTCAAAAGTcgtgtggatgtggcacatggggacatgggttagtggtggccttggcagcgctggggaatggttggactggatgagctcagagcttttccagccttaatgattccatAACACAGGCACTGGAGGTGTACCTGGAGCTTGGGCAGCATCTCCCTCTGGTGGCAAAGGGACAAGAAGTTTTGGGGAGAAACTCCTCCCCAGTGTGATTTTCTCAGTCTGGCAGCATTGGGAAAATCTGGAAGTGCACCAGGTCATTGGGCCACAGAAGATGGGAAGGGTGGGGGAGGGTGTCTGAAACTGTGATTTGCTGCTGGAGTCCTCCTACTTCAAACAGGGCTTTAGAATTCACTAAAGAataggtttagatgggatacagggaagaaatccttccctgtgagggtggtgaggctctggcacagggtgcccagagaagctgtggttgtcccatccttggaagtgtccaaggccaggttggatggagcttggagcaacctggaatggtggaaggtgtccctgcccatggcaggggattagaatgagatgatctttaaggtcccttccaacccaacccattctgggATCCTCTGATTAAATACAGGTTATTTCTACAGGCAGAGACCTGTGGCTCAGTGCTGGGACTGTACCAGCAGGCAGGACTTGGACCCTGGGTGCAACAGGGCTCTCACACAGGCTGGAAGCCCTTAAGGACAGACAATCCATATTATCCCACCTGATTTCACATTGCTCCCAAGGAGAAAGTGGAGCATGGCTCTCCTGTGACCAACTCTCATCATCAGGGAGCAAAGCTGTGGGAACACAGCCCTCACACAAACACCCTCATCCCTACCCCAGTCCTCTGCACCCTCTGTCCCCAGATTCCCCCTTTCTCTTTTGCCATTCCTTGATCTATCCAGGATTTCCACAACCACCTCATCTGAGGTCAGAGGTATCAGCTCATGGTGCACCCCTGCACTGTGGATGTGCTCTGAGAAATCAAATCACATTTAACCACATTTATTCCTGACTCCTGTGCACAAAAGTATTCTTTACTTTCTCAAAATtgtctgtttcttttctgactGGCCTGTGGGACAGTTTCATGATGGCTGAATCTTTTTCTAACACCCAACCTTAACCTTCCCTGACACATTTTCATGCCATTCCCCCAGATCCTGTTGCCCAGGCCCCTTCTTCACCCTCCCACTGGAAATCCCGACAGGCAACTCATCCTGGGGCTGCAAGAGCCAAGAGTGGGAAGCACTCAGAGCCCTCCACACTGATTTTCACCCCCAACAcgagacacagacacagcaaaggctggtttggggtattttcaagcataattatatattataaaaagtAGAAAACCAAGCTAGATAAAAATTCCTGCAATGGCCCggcagcactgctgccttctctgTGATCCACACAATGAGAAGGGCTCTGGAAAAGCCTCTGGAAttgctcctgcctgcagagcacaggcacagcacagggggctGGGGTCCAGATGGAGACAGGGAGCCTTCATCTCCTTGGAATGTGGCTTCACTCCATACTCAGCACCAGCTGGGTTTTCTGTGCCCCAAGGGAACATCTGGCTGGGTCAGCCCTGAGCAGTGAATGCAtcatgaaagcttttttttaacaattaatCACAtgcctgtgccctccctgctgcctttcctgccctgtggcagcagcagagtccTCCCCACAGTGGGACAACAGCTGGAGAGCACAGCCAGATGTGCTCCAGATGGCACTCAGGAGCTTGGTGGTGAATCCAGCAGATCACACCTCAATTGACATGTTAAGCCATGTCCTAGGCACAAACCTGTGCCCTGGGCACAAATCCATGCCCAGCCAGCTTGGTGGGAAGCACTGGCTATTTCTGAGACCAAGGTATTGATGGGTTTAGTTCCTGGCACAAATAAACCTTGCCTGCACTGTGGGTTTTATGGTGGGGGTAGAACTGGTTTGAGATTTGGCCTAAGTTTAGGTGGAAGCATCCAGGTAGATGTGGAAAATAACCTggtaacctggtctagtggaaggtgtccctgcatgTGGCAGGGCTTGCAACTGGATaagatttaaggtcccttccaacccaaataattctggGCTCCTGTGatctgcagctggaaggggacaaggaggaggctggagagaAAAGACCACTTGAGGAGGCAAGACAGTAGGACATGGCTTTTGGTAGTAATTCCAGGTTCTGAGGTTCTGGTCTGCAGCAGGAAGAGAATCTGCAACCCTTTGCGACTCCCAAAACTGGAGTTGGCAAAGGCCTCAAGATAAACCTGGTGGGGAAAAACAATCAAGCAATGCTGAGCCTTACTTGAGGCCTTACTCGAGGCCTTACTCTGCCCAGAAAGGACATCCAAGAGTAAAACCCATAATTTTTCTGATTTAGGCACTTATTTGTCCTGAGAAAACTGCTTTggccagcactgcagcccctggaaaCAGCAACCAGATCTCCACACTGGGACAGGCCAGCAGCTCGTGCAGGTACTGGTTTAAGGACACACCTCAAGTCATTGTCACAAATACACCAAAGGCAgaaggctccagctgcctggcaGGTCTGTGACATAAATAAGCTCAATAAATAACCAGCCCTGGACTTTTAGGGCTTTTTAAGGCTTTTGAAGTTCTTCAAGACTGCCTCTAGAAGatgtgctgggagggaaggtGATGTCCCAGTGATGGAGGAGCACtctgccccatggcaggggcactgtggggacagTCTTTGTCccaccacctcctgccatgCCCTGTTGATGAGACAGTCACCCCAGGGCTGGCCCAAGGTGACATTTACAGGGTCACTCTGGTCACCCAGACAGgtctgtcccctctcccagctcccccagtcCTCGCTGGGAGCATTTAGTGCTGGCCTTGGGGGTGGAGGTGAAGCATGGTGACCTCAGCTTGCTCCTCACCACAGTCCCCTGCAGGCCACAAGGGTGGGTGTCCCAAAGGTGATGGCACCCCACGAGGGCAGCCTCTGTCCCTGTGGGCTCTGAGCCCTCTTTGGGGAGACCTGTCACCCCACAGCTGCCCGTGTTGCCAAAGGAAGAGCTTCTCTGCAGACACTTGTGGGCACAAGCACCCAGGATTGGGCTGATGCTGGGCATCCCAAGGGACAaattccctcctcttcctcctcctccttctcccaggcagcctGGGGGAGGCTGAGCTTTGCTGTCCCGTTGCACCAGGGCCATGCttgtggctgtccctgtcccaggggagGTGATGCCTCCTGCACTTGCACTGAAATACACAGAGGAGCTCTCGGTGGAATCTGGGGAGAAGCCATTGGGGTGGGACGTGGATGGGGGAAAAtcaggctcctgccctgctccatcctcctgtgCCATTCCCAGAGCACCAGCACTGGCTTTGATGCCTCCTCCATTCCCCACTGCCAGTCCAGATGGATGGATGTCCCTCATGGGGAGGGAAAGGTTTGCCCCAGGCTCAGCACCAGGGGGTTTCCCCATCATCCATCCTCCAGGAAAAGCCTCTCCCACGCCACCATCTCCAAAAGCTGCATTGATCACGGACAGATCTCCTGTCTTCAAGGCCAGCTTCACCAGCAGCCAGTGGTGATGGTCTGTCCAGCTGTCCTCCAAACCCCCTTTGGACTGCAGCAGTGATGAGCTGGTCTCCTTTTTGGGTTCTGTCTTGGTCCCTTCCACTGGCAAGGACTCCTCATCTCCCAAAGTCCCTGAACTCTGCCCAGCTTGGGAGCTCTCTCCAGACCCCTCCtcatccccagctgctgcagaactgCACATTGTCTCCAGGAATCCCTGCCAGATCTCTGTGGACTTGGGGTGGAGCAGGCTGTAGTAAATCACCAGAGCCGTGGCACctggaaaggagcagaaaagTGTCACTGAGGAGTCCCAGCAGCATTTTGGTCAGCTGTGGAGAAGAGGACAGATCTTGAGGCACCTCCAGATCAACAAGACCtttgcagagatgctgctgagaATCAGGTGTGTGAGCAGCACATCTTTCCAGCATTTATGGGGATGCAAGAATCCCACTTGAGCAGATTTGGGCAAAGGAAATGCACACTCAACCCCAAATTTAATCGGGATTAATTTGCAGACTGAAAGTTGCCCAGCAGGGAAATGTGTGCTGAAGGAAACCTTCCATGTCAAGCATCCTCTGGACTTTAAACCAGCAAGTTTTTAAGAACAGCTTCCTACTTATACCCTAAACTCATCCAAGACCACAGGAATTGCTCCTTTTCCATCCCATTTCTTTAACATGGTTGATCTGAGGGTCTGAGGAGTTGCACAACTTCCCTCTGCCCCCATCCCTCTGGGAAAATATGACCCTGCTTGGCACaaagatgctccaagggctggatcccttctgctctggagccaggctgggaaagctgggggtgttcacctGAAGAacagaaggatccagggagagctcagagccccttccagggcctaaagggggtccaggagagctggagagggacttgggacaggAGTCTGGATGTTCATTTCCTGAAACTACTCTCAAAATGTGCAATCCAGGCTCTGAAATCAATGTTCTTACCTATTAAAGACCCTGACATGACAGCCCCAGTCACAGTCAGGCTGTTCCTCAGCTCTACCTGCAGGAACCGGGTgcccaacagcagcaggagcgtGTTCTCCATCAGCATTATCTGCAAGGCAGAGGGCAGAGACTCATCACTTATATCCTTCTGATGGCTTTAGATGTGCCTCTCACAACAGAAAACACCCATTTTCTAGATTTTCATAGActtttagaatcacagaatggtttgggccagaagggaccttaaagctcatcgtATTacaccccctgccatgagcagggacaccttccactaccccaggttgctcccatccccatccaatctggccttgagcacttctgttatattttccaCCTAATTTATCacttaaaacaaagaaattgtCAAACTGAACTTTCTGGAAGGTCTTCACCTACTTTTTACCACTGACATTGTAAGGCTGCCCCTAAAGAATCAAAGCCGGTGCAGAAGACACATCCACCTTGGTGACCACGCAGCTTTGTCAGGACACAGCAAAACTCTGGATTTTGAGCAAGTGGTGATGTGAGAGATGAAAACGGAGAGTCTGAAGCTGCTGCTCATCCCCAGCAGCTTCATCCATGTGGAATACAAAACAATTCCAGGTACTCACTGCATAAAACACGACCACCCTGGTCctggaggggccgggccggacGTTGATGTAGCAGAAGATGTagacagctcccagcaggcagtTGAAGAGCCTCCAGCGGCACGGCTGGGCCACAATATCTGTCTGCTGGGCCCCCAGCCAGAAGGACATGAGCAGCCAGTGCACCCCTGCAGGGAGAAAGGACTGGATTTGCAAAGCCATGCCCAGGGGAGGCTGCAAACCTGAGCATGGCAGGGCTGACATtgtgttggaacccaggacattcctctgactgccctggatTCTGAGACCATGGTATTGATGGGTTTAGTTCCTgacagggggctcagagaccttggcacagagtcaagaacacctgtgcctttgattttaacccatggaaacaattatcaactttgtgtgaggatttacaagccacaagggtttgagtagaatgttaatgaatttatcacagggtgaaaatgtagaaatttggggtttttagaatgggggttcaagaggcaagatggaggaatctaggcatgtcctgtccttcttcttcttcttcttcttcttcttcttcttcttcttcttcttcttcttcttcttcttcttcttcttgccctccatcttctgctgtgatggtggcacttttggattggtttaaagtagagacagactgtctaacataggtgataggtattggaaaattattgtaaataaagtacacgtagtttttagtataaaaagataacactgccccaagggtggtcagtgtgcctcaacctgaCCTGctagacagacctcagcaggtccaAAAAATAATATgatagataagagaaaataaacaacc
This window contains:
- the XKR5 gene encoding XK-related protein 5 is translated as MRGAVPRLSLTLLAAESGARLCAIIHYLVRGQLGWFGLTMACLVPGYAAQLLSILWFRADGHAPGCCLLALHLLQLGLWKRYWDVLRAAAKAGGGAGELLAQLGDVCVLRLLEALLQTLPHLLLQTYVVVAVDPAGFIPGVSAGLSLLSLAWALVSYSHFTFLLKPGHLSPPAAVILCLLLWRTGMLGTRVLALVLFARLYSFWVFAVAGVHWLLMSFWLGAQQTDIVAQPCRWRLFNCLLGAVYIFCYINVRPGPSRTRVVVFYAIMLMENTLLLLLGTRFLQVELRNSLTVTGAVMSGSLIGATALVIYYSLLHPKSTEIWQGFLETMCSSAAAGDEEGSGESSQAGQSSGTLGDEESLPVEGTKTEPKKETSSSLLQSKGGLEDSWTDHHHWLLVKLALKTGDLSVINAAFGDGGVGEAFPGGWMMGKPPGAEPGANLSLPMRDIHPSGLAVGNGGGIKASAGALGMAQEDGAGQEPDFPPSTSHPNGFSPDSTESSSVYFSASAGGITSPGTGTATSMALVQRDSKAQPPPGCLGEGGGGRGGNLSLGMPSISPILGACAHKCLQRSSSFGNTGSCGVTGLPKEGSEPTGTEAALVGCHHLWDTHPCGLQGTVVRSKLRSPCFTSTPKASTKCSQRGLGELGEGTDLSG